In a single window of the Zea mays cultivar B73 chromosome 5, Zm-B73-REFERENCE-NAM-5.0, whole genome shotgun sequence genome:
- the LOC103626055 gene encoding cyclin-D5-1, with protein MGEAEERCSAGAGCSFSLTCLEDGADLDTGGSAAESADGGKLAASLYGDAEEDQEYIDHLVSKESSFCRSPSSSLCSPVVSDVSDAGAETCPCPSSMAASSHEWFRCARRATVEWVFETQAYFGFSHRTAYLAVSYMDRFCLHRCMDRSVMPWAARLLAVACVSLAAKMEEYRAPALPEFRADDEYDFSSVSIRRMELLVLSTLGWRMGDVTPLDYLPCLSSSRLRRGGDGGLVAAKAAALIFSTAEAASVLDYRPSTVAVAAVLAAAHGAVTKEALESKMSSLSPSSLLDKDDVHACYSTMMLNESSSATPSKLLAAKRPAPSASGSTGAGSPYESVDADSSSFAAAADSNKRARLVELPAVGR; from the exons ATGGGGGAAGCAGAGGAGCGTTGCTCGGCCGGGGCCGGCTGCTCCTTCTCCCTCACGTGCCTGGAGGACGGCGCCGACCTCGACACCGGTGGCTCCGCGGCGGAGAGCGCCGATGGCGGCAAGCTGGCTGCCTCTCTTTACGGCGACGCCGAGGAGGACCAGGAGTACATCGACCACCTCGTGTCCAAGGAGAGCAGCTTCTGCCGCTCCCCTTCCTCGTCCCTGTGCTCGCCCGTCGTCTCCGACGTCTCCGATGCTGGCGCCGAGACGTGCCCGTGCCCTTCGTCCATGGCGGCCTCATCCCACGAGTGGTTCCGTTGTGCACGCCGCGCCACCGTCGAGTGGGTCTTCGAG ACGCAGGCTTACTTCGGCTTCTCCCACCGCACGGCGTACCTGGCCGTCTCCTACATGGACCGCTTCTGCCTCCACCGGTGCATGGAC AGGTCAGTGATGCCCTGGGCGGCGCGGCTGCTGGCGGTGGCGTGCGTGTCCCTGGCGGCGAAGATGGAGGAGTACCGCGCGCCGGCGCTGCCGGAGTTCCGCGCCGACGACGAGTACGACTTCAGCAGCGTCTCCATCCGGCGCATGGAGCTGCTGGTGCTGTCCACGCTGGGGTGGCGCATGGGCGACGTCACGCCGCTGGACTACCTTCCCTGCCTCTCCTCCAGCAGGCTACGCCGGGGCGGCGATGGCGGCCTCGTCGCCGCCAAGGCCGCCGCGCTTATCTTCTCCACCGCGGAAG CCGCCAGCGTGCTCGACTACCGGCCGTCCACCGTTGCCGTCGCCGCCGTCCTGGCGGCAGCCCACGGTGCCGTGACAAAGGAAGCGCTGGAGTCCAAGATGAGCAGCCTGTCTCCGTCCAGCCTGCTCGACAAG GACGACGTGCACGCCTGCTACAGCACGATGATGCTGAACGAGAGCTCGTCGGCGACGCCGAGCAAGCTGTTGGCGGCCAAGAGACCGGCGCCATCAGCCTCCGGCTCCACAGGCGCCGGCAGTCCATACGAGTCCGTCGACGCGGACTCCTCCTCGTTCGCGGCCGCGGCGGACAGCAACAAGAGGGCGCGGCTGGTGGAGCTGCCGGCCGTCGGCCGATGA
- the LOC100381652 gene encoding DNA polymerase kappa isoform X1, protein MSAAAGTPPEDGGDRPWQSYHTAYTNAKAGMEGVDKEKVQKVIYEMSKGSKYFENEQRKEAATKQKIEHLRAQCAVLTDNDISHFQKVADKKMLELEASRDLSKIWLHTDMDAFYAAVETLENPSLKGKPLAVGSMSMIATASYEARKFGVRAAMPGFIGCKLCPDLVFVPPNFERYTHYSELTRKVFQRYDPNFIATSLDEAYLNITNVCIERGITGEEVAIELRSAIHQETGLTCSAGVAPNRMIAKVCSDINKPNGQFILPNDREAVLTFVSTLPIRKIGGIGKVTEQMLHQVLGISTCQEMLQKAAFLCALFSESSADFFLSVGLGLGGTETPEQRQRKSISCERTFTATNDSSLLFKKLASLAENLSDDLQKEGFKGKTLTLKLKTADFEVRTRAVTTRNYIDSKEDILVYATKLIKAEMPISLRLMGLRMSQLHDEKDDPSTSTQKTLDIFFRSSNSNSNGNGTTVQRITNSPGQDNDSISLTTKEEYLAPDAGTSVSTGQQDFFLHDEICFIPEQQRSLDNDTKEAVLSDPLGGTKSDDVSSSAKVTPTKKLDEPDPLISPKAVSSSSKPDQQSWIDGYICSICGFELPPGFEEERLEHSDFHLAETLQQEEAVDGTRHISNESWVAERPRSTAPTPKKKLKSSKEGKHIPIDSFFTKCNKSP, encoded by the exons ATGTCGGCCGCGGCAGGGACGCCACCGGAAGACGGAGGGGATCGGCCGTGGCAGTCTTACCATACCGCATACACCAACGCCAAAGCTG GAATGGAGGGTGTTGACAAAGAGAAGGTGCAGAAGGTAATCTACGAAATGAGCAAGGGCTCAAAATATTTCGAAAATGAGCAGAGGAAGGAGGCAGCCACCAAACAAAAGATTGAACATCTCCGTGCACAATGTGCAGTATTGACTGATAATGACATATCACATTTTCAGAAG GTTGCAGATAAGAAAATGTTAGAGTTGGAAGCTTCACGAGATCTTTCAAAGATATGGCTTCACACTGACATGGATGCCTTTTATGCTGCTGTTGAGACATTGGAGAACCCATCCTTGAAGGGAAAACCCTTGGCGGTTGGTAGCATGTCTATGATAGCTACTGCCAGTTATGAG GCACGCAAGTTTGGAGTGCGTGCAGCGATGCCTGGTTTTATTGGATGCAAACTATGTCCTGACTTGGTTTTTGTCCCACCAAACTTTGAGAGATATACTCATTATAGCGAGCTGACAAGAAAAG TTTTCCAGAGGTATGATCCCAACTTCATTGCAACAAGTCTAGATGAAGCATACCTCAACATAACCAATGTTTGCATTGAGAGAGGCATTACAGGCGAGGAG GTTGCTATTGAACTTAGGTCTGCCATTCACCAGGAAACTGGTCTAACATGTAGTGCTGGGGTTGCTCCAAACCGTATGATTGCGAAG GTTTGCTCTGATATTAACAAGCCCAATGGGCAGTTTATTTTGCCAAATGACCGGGAAGCTGTATTGACATTTGTATCTACATTGCCTATAAGAAAG ATAGGTGGCATAGGTAAGGTAACAGAACAGATGTTACATCAGGTTCTTGGAATCAGTACATGTCAGGAGATGCTGCAAAAGGCTGCTTTTTTATGTGCTCTTTTTTCGGAAAGCTCAGCTG ATTTCTTTCTGTCGGTTGGTCTCGGGTTAGGAGGTACAGAAACCCCAGAACAAAGGCAAAGGAAAAGTATCAGTTGCGAGCGAACTTTCACAGCAACAAATGATTCTTCTTTGCTTTTCAAAAAATTAG CTAGCCTTGCAGAAAATTTATCTGATGATTTGCAAAAGGAGGGTTTCAAGGGAAAAACACTAACACTCAAACTGAAGACTGCAGATTTTGAG GTTCGGACAAGGGCAGTAACAACACGGAACTACATCGACTCCAAGGAAGATATTCTGGTCTATGCTACAAAGTTGATTAAAGCTGAAATGCCTATTTCTTTGAGATTGATGG GGTTGCGGATGTCTCAGCTACATGATGAGAAGGACGATCCATCTACTTCAACACAAAAGACACTAGATATATTCTTTCGTTCATCAAACAGTAACTCAAATGGCAATGGAACCACTGTTCAGAGAATCACTAATTCCCCAGGGCAGGATAATGATTCTATTAGTCTCACAACCAAGGAAGAGTACTTGGCACCTGATGCTGGAACAAGTGTTTCCACAGGCCAACAGGATTTCTTCCTACATGATGAGATCTGTTTTATTCCCGAACAACAACGGAGTTTAGACAACGATACTAAAGAGGCTGTCCTAAGCGACCCGTTAGGTGGAACAAAGTCAGATGATGTGTCTTCCAGTGCAAAG GTTACGCCCACTAAGAAGTTGGATGAACCTGATCCCTTGATCAGCCCGAAGGCTGTGTCTTCATCAAGTAAACCTGACCAGCAGTCATGGATTGATGGCTACATTTGTTCCATCTGTGGATTTGAACTGCCTCCGGGCTTCGAGGAGGAGAGGCTGGAACATTCAGATTTTCACCTGGCTGAAACACTCCAGCAGGAAGAAGCAGTGGACGGCACAAGACACATCTCAAACGAGAG CTGGGTGGCTGAAAGACCACGCTCTACTGCACCCACGCCCAAGAAGAAACTCAAGTCTTCTAAAGAAGGAAAGCATATTCCTATTGACTCTTTCTTCACAAAGTGTAATAAGAGCCCGTAA
- the LOC100381652 gene encoding DNA polymerase kappa, giving the protein MSMIATASYEARKFGVRAAMPGFIGCKLCPDLVFVPPNFERYTHYSELTRKVFQRYDPNFIATSLDEAYLNITNVCIERGITGEEVAIELRSAIHQETGLTCSAGVAPNRMIAKVCSDINKPNGQFILPNDREAVLTFVSTLPIRKIGGIGKVTEQMLHQVLGISTCQEMLQKAAFLCALFSESSADFFLSVGLGLGGTETPEQRQRKSISCERTFTATNDSSLLFKKLASLAENLSDDLQKEGFKGKTLTLKLKTADFEVRTRAVTTRNYIDSKEDILVYATKLIKAEMPISLRLMGLRMSQLHDEKDDPSTSTQKTLDIFFRSSNSNSNGNGTTVQRITNSPGQDNDSISLTTKEEYLAPDAGTSVSTGQQDFFLHDEICFIPEQQRSLDNDTKEAVLSDPLGGTKSDDVSSSAKVTPTKKLDEPDPLISPKAVSSSSKPDQQSWIDGYICSICGFELPPGFEEERLEHSDFHLAETLQQEEAVDGTRHISNESWVAERPRSTAPTPKKKLKSSKEGKHIPIDSFFTKCNKSP; this is encoded by the exons ATGTCTATGATAGCTACTGCCAGTTATGAG GCACGCAAGTTTGGAGTGCGTGCAGCGATGCCTGGTTTTATTGGATGCAAACTATGTCCTGACTTGGTTTTTGTCCCACCAAACTTTGAGAGATATACTCATTATAGCGAGCTGACAAGAAAAG TTTTCCAGAGGTATGATCCCAACTTCATTGCAACAAGTCTAGATGAAGCATACCTCAACATAACCAATGTTTGCATTGAGAGAGGCATTACAGGCGAGGAG GTTGCTATTGAACTTAGGTCTGCCATTCACCAGGAAACTGGTCTAACATGTAGTGCTGGGGTTGCTCCAAACCGTATGATTGCGAAG GTTTGCTCTGATATTAACAAGCCCAATGGGCAGTTTATTTTGCCAAATGACCGGGAAGCTGTATTGACATTTGTATCTACATTGCCTATAAGAAAG ATAGGTGGCATAGGTAAGGTAACAGAACAGATGTTACATCAGGTTCTTGGAATCAGTACATGTCAGGAGATGCTGCAAAAGGCTGCTTTTTTATGTGCTCTTTTTTCGGAAAGCTCAGCTG ATTTCTTTCTGTCGGTTGGTCTCGGGTTAGGAGGTACAGAAACCCCAGAACAAAGGCAAAGGAAAAGTATCAGTTGCGAGCGAACTTTCACAGCAACAAATGATTCTTCTTTGCTTTTCAAAAAATTAG CTAGCCTTGCAGAAAATTTATCTGATGATTTGCAAAAGGAGGGTTTCAAGGGAAAAACACTAACACTCAAACTGAAGACTGCAGATTTTGAG GTTCGGACAAGGGCAGTAACAACACGGAACTACATCGACTCCAAGGAAGATATTCTGGTCTATGCTACAAAGTTGATTAAAGCTGAAATGCCTATTTCTTTGAGATTGATGG GGTTGCGGATGTCTCAGCTACATGATGAGAAGGACGATCCATCTACTTCAACACAAAAGACACTAGATATATTCTTTCGTTCATCAAACAGTAACTCAAATGGCAATGGAACCACTGTTCAGAGAATCACTAATTCCCCAGGGCAGGATAATGATTCTATTAGTCTCACAACCAAGGAAGAGTACTTGGCACCTGATGCTGGAACAAGTGTTTCCACAGGCCAACAGGATTTCTTCCTACATGATGAGATCTGTTTTATTCCCGAACAACAACGGAGTTTAGACAACGATACTAAAGAGGCTGTCCTAAGCGACCCGTTAGGTGGAACAAAGTCAGATGATGTGTCTTCCAGTGCAAAG GTTACGCCCACTAAGAAGTTGGATGAACCTGATCCCTTGATCAGCCCGAAGGCTGTGTCTTCATCAAGTAAACCTGACCAGCAGTCATGGATTGATGGCTACATTTGTTCCATCTGTGGATTTGAACTGCCTCCGGGCTTCGAGGAGGAGAGGCTGGAACATTCAGATTTTCACCTGGCTGAAACACTCCAGCAGGAAGAAGCAGTGGACGGCACAAGACACATCTCAAACGAGAG CTGGGTGGCTGAAAGACCACGCTCTACTGCACCCACGCCCAAGAAGAAACTCAAGTCTTCTAAAGAAGGAAAGCATATTCCTATTGACTCTTTCTTCACAAAGTGTAATAAGAGCCCGTAA
- the LOC100381652 gene encoding DNA polymerase kappa isoform X2, producing MSAAAGTPPEDGGDRPWQSYHTAYTNAKAGMEGVDKEKVQKVIYEMSKGSKYFENEQRKEAATKQKIEHLRAQCAVLTDNDISHFQKVADKKMLELEASRDLSKIWLHTDMDAFYAAVETLENPSLKGKPLAVGSMSMIATASYEARKFGVRAAMPGFIGCKLCPDLVFVPPNFERYTHYSELTRKVFQRYDPNFIATSLDEAYLNITNVCIERGITGEEETGLTCSAGVAPNRMIAKVCSDINKPNGQFILPNDREAVLTFVSTLPIRKIGGIGKVTEQMLHQVLGISTCQEMLQKAAFLCALFSESSADFFLSVGLGLGGTETPEQRQRKSISCERTFTATNDSSLLFKKLASLAENLSDDLQKEGFKGKTLTLKLKTADFEVRTRAVTTRNYIDSKEDILVYATKLIKAEMPISLRLMGLRMSQLHDEKDDPSTSTQKTLDIFFRSSNSNSNGNGTTVQRITNSPGQDNDSISLTTKEEYLAPDAGTSVSTGQQDFFLHDEICFIPEQQRSLDNDTKEAVLSDPLGGTKSDDVSSSAKVTPTKKLDEPDPLISPKAVSSSSKPDQQSWIDGYICSICGFELPPGFEEERLEHSDFHLAETLQQEEAVDGTRHISNESWVAERPRSTAPTPKKKLKSSKEGKHIPIDSFFTKCNKSP from the exons ATGTCGGCCGCGGCAGGGACGCCACCGGAAGACGGAGGGGATCGGCCGTGGCAGTCTTACCATACCGCATACACCAACGCCAAAGCTG GAATGGAGGGTGTTGACAAAGAGAAGGTGCAGAAGGTAATCTACGAAATGAGCAAGGGCTCAAAATATTTCGAAAATGAGCAGAGGAAGGAGGCAGCCACCAAACAAAAGATTGAACATCTCCGTGCACAATGTGCAGTATTGACTGATAATGACATATCACATTTTCAGAAG GTTGCAGATAAGAAAATGTTAGAGTTGGAAGCTTCACGAGATCTTTCAAAGATATGGCTTCACACTGACATGGATGCCTTTTATGCTGCTGTTGAGACATTGGAGAACCCATCCTTGAAGGGAAAACCCTTGGCGGTTGGTAGCATGTCTATGATAGCTACTGCCAGTTATGAG GCACGCAAGTTTGGAGTGCGTGCAGCGATGCCTGGTTTTATTGGATGCAAACTATGTCCTGACTTGGTTTTTGTCCCACCAAACTTTGAGAGATATACTCATTATAGCGAGCTGACAAGAAAAG TTTTCCAGAGGTATGATCCCAACTTCATTGCAACAAGTCTAGATGAAGCATACCTCAACATAACCAATGTTTGCATTGAGAGAGGCATTACAGGCGAGGAG GAAACTGGTCTAACATGTAGTGCTGGGGTTGCTCCAAACCGTATGATTGCGAAG GTTTGCTCTGATATTAACAAGCCCAATGGGCAGTTTATTTTGCCAAATGACCGGGAAGCTGTATTGACATTTGTATCTACATTGCCTATAAGAAAG ATAGGTGGCATAGGTAAGGTAACAGAACAGATGTTACATCAGGTTCTTGGAATCAGTACATGTCAGGAGATGCTGCAAAAGGCTGCTTTTTTATGTGCTCTTTTTTCGGAAAGCTCAGCTG ATTTCTTTCTGTCGGTTGGTCTCGGGTTAGGAGGTACAGAAACCCCAGAACAAAGGCAAAGGAAAAGTATCAGTTGCGAGCGAACTTTCACAGCAACAAATGATTCTTCTTTGCTTTTCAAAAAATTAG CTAGCCTTGCAGAAAATTTATCTGATGATTTGCAAAAGGAGGGTTTCAAGGGAAAAACACTAACACTCAAACTGAAGACTGCAGATTTTGAG GTTCGGACAAGGGCAGTAACAACACGGAACTACATCGACTCCAAGGAAGATATTCTGGTCTATGCTACAAAGTTGATTAAAGCTGAAATGCCTATTTCTTTGAGATTGATGG GGTTGCGGATGTCTCAGCTACATGATGAGAAGGACGATCCATCTACTTCAACACAAAAGACACTAGATATATTCTTTCGTTCATCAAACAGTAACTCAAATGGCAATGGAACCACTGTTCAGAGAATCACTAATTCCCCAGGGCAGGATAATGATTCTATTAGTCTCACAACCAAGGAAGAGTACTTGGCACCTGATGCTGGAACAAGTGTTTCCACAGGCCAACAGGATTTCTTCCTACATGATGAGATCTGTTTTATTCCCGAACAACAACGGAGTTTAGACAACGATACTAAAGAGGCTGTCCTAAGCGACCCGTTAGGTGGAACAAAGTCAGATGATGTGTCTTCCAGTGCAAAG GTTACGCCCACTAAGAAGTTGGATGAACCTGATCCCTTGATCAGCCCGAAGGCTGTGTCTTCATCAAGTAAACCTGACCAGCAGTCATGGATTGATGGCTACATTTGTTCCATCTGTGGATTTGAACTGCCTCCGGGCTTCGAGGAGGAGAGGCTGGAACATTCAGATTTTCACCTGGCTGAAACACTCCAGCAGGAAGAAGCAGTGGACGGCACAAGACACATCTCAAACGAGAG CTGGGTGGCTGAAAGACCACGCTCTACTGCACCCACGCCCAAGAAGAAACTCAAGTCTTCTAAAGAAGGAAAGCATATTCCTATTGACTCTTTCTTCACAAAGTGTAATAAGAGCCCGTAA